A single genomic interval of Streptomyces sp. 1222.5 harbors:
- a CDS encoding CopD family protein yields the protein MTLIRPTGGATGADGTSRRQGTRRAAAVLVLVTLGALVPLLGPSAALHGTGEAAAPGVGGIALLRAVLFAALSVSLGELFVHRLARRLPGALTEVPRSWARFANTAGLLAALALASVVSTGNLVPHSPGQIDVGGLYDSRDGRLALLEVNAFLLAVVLARRRAAHVWPLAAVVVAEALRAHPAGESGALAGSGLTLVHLTCAALWAGGLPYALRTLRLWRGHAAGAALLGRYARVAAVLLALVTATGVCSALRRMPPDTVLGQLTTTAYGRTLLAKVVLVAVVAVLALWARIRLGRAADPLTACTPARAEVAALGALVAVSGLLTALPLPIRWS from the coding sequence GTGACCTTGATACGACCGACCGGCGGGGCGACCGGCGCGGACGGCACCTCCCGGCGGCAGGGCACCCGCCGGGCAGCGGCCGTCCTGGTCCTGGTGACCCTGGGCGCCCTGGTCCCCCTGCTGGGGCCGTCGGCGGCGCTGCACGGCACCGGGGAGGCCGCCGCCCCCGGGGTGGGCGGCATCGCCCTGCTGCGCGCGGTGCTGTTCGCGGCCCTGTCGGTCTCCCTGGGCGAGCTGTTCGTGCACCGGCTCGCCAGGCGGCTGCCCGGCGCCCTGACCGAAGTGCCGCGCAGCTGGGCCCGGTTCGCGAACACGGCCGGTCTGCTCGCCGCGCTGGCGCTGGCGTCGGTGGTGTCCACCGGCAACCTGGTCCCGCACAGCCCGGGCCAGATCGACGTCGGCGGCCTCTACGACTCCCGGGACGGCAGGCTGGCCCTGCTGGAGGTGAACGCCTTCCTGCTGGCGGTGGTGCTCGCGCGGCGCCGGGCCGCCCACGTGTGGCCACTGGCCGCGGTGGTGGTCGCCGAGGCGCTGCGCGCGCACCCGGCCGGCGAGTCCGGTGCCCTGGCGGGCTCGGGTCTGACGCTGGTGCACCTGACGTGCGCGGCCCTGTGGGCCGGCGGTCTGCCGTACGCCCTGCGGACCCTGCGGCTGTGGCGCGGCCACGCGGCCGGGGCGGCGCTGCTCGGCCGCTACGCGCGCGTGGCGGCCGTGCTGCTCGCGCTCGTCACGGCGACCGGCGTGTGCAGTGCGCTGCGCCGGATGCCGCCGGACACCGTTCTGGGACAGCTGACGACGACGGCGTACGGACGCACCCTGCTGGCCAAGGTGGTCCTGGTCGCCGTCGTCGCCGTGCTCGCCCTGTGGGCGCGGATCCGGCTCGGCCGGGCGGCCGACCCGCTGACCGCGTGCACGCCCGCGCGGGCCGAGGTGGCCGCCCTGGGCGCGCTGGTCGCGGTCTCGGGGCTGCTCACCGCGCTGCCGCTGCCGATCCGCTGGTCCTAG
- a CDS encoding CoA transferase, translated as MTAIEYAWSALGGDPAHPARLTTVTREGALPARLPARELARACVGACALAAAELAARRAGLGDPPAVRVDDGAVAAAFHSDRLLQVDGRAPVAFAPLSRFWRTADGWVRTHGNYPHHRARLLAALDLTEDSPADEVAARFAELPSLEAEATVHGAGGLAVALRTPGQWQAHEQSAEVSVRPLVERERLDTSRARALPPLDPAAAVLLPAAGLRVLDLTRVLAGPVATRTLALLGADVLRLDAPWLPELPDQHADTGFGKRSATLDLAAGRDRFEELLASADVVVTGYRPAALDRFGLSPRALAARRPGLVVAQISAWGAYGPWGARRGFDSLVQVATGIAVTEGSAGKPGALPAQALDHGTGYLLAAAVLRALTEQSYDGYGRCVRLALARTAHWLTDVIRPEPATGPPYAGPDAWLAETDSPLGRLRYARPPVSFAGGPADWARPAVPWGSDAAAWR; from the coding sequence ATGACTGCTATCGAGTACGCGTGGTCCGCCCTGGGCGGCGATCCCGCCCACCCGGCACGGCTCACCACCGTCACGCGGGAAGGCGCGCTCCCGGCGCGCCTTCCCGCCCGGGAGCTCGCCCGGGCGTGCGTCGGCGCGTGCGCGCTGGCCGCCGCGGAGCTGGCGGCCCGCCGGGCCGGACTCGGTGACCCGCCCGCCGTCCGGGTCGACGACGGCGCGGTCGCGGCCGCCTTCCACAGCGATCGTCTGCTCCAGGTCGACGGGCGCGCCCCGGTCGCCTTCGCCCCGCTGTCCCGGTTCTGGCGGACGGCGGACGGCTGGGTGCGCACCCACGGCAACTACCCGCACCACCGGGCCCGGTTGCTCGCCGCGCTGGACCTCACCGAGGACTCCCCGGCCGACGAGGTGGCCGCGCGGTTCGCGGAACTCCCCTCCCTGGAGGCGGAGGCGACCGTGCACGGCGCGGGCGGCCTGGCCGTGGCCCTGCGCACCCCGGGCCAGTGGCAGGCGCACGAACAGTCCGCCGAGGTCTCCGTCCGGCCGCTGGTCGAGCGCGAACGGCTGGACACCTCCCGCGCACGCGCGCTCCCTCCGCTCGATCCGGCCGCCGCCGTGCTGCTGCCCGCCGCGGGACTGCGCGTGCTGGACCTGACCCGGGTCCTCGCCGGACCGGTGGCCACCCGCACCCTCGCCCTGCTCGGTGCGGACGTGCTGCGCCTGGACGCCCCCTGGCTGCCCGAACTACCGGACCAGCACGCGGACACGGGCTTCGGCAAGCGTTCGGCGACCCTCGATCTCGCCGCCGGCCGGGACCGGTTCGAGGAACTGCTCGCCTCGGCGGACGTCGTGGTCACCGGCTACCGGCCGGCCGCCCTCGACCGGTTCGGCCTCTCCCCGCGGGCACTGGCAGCGCGGCGGCCGGGGCTGGTCGTGGCACAGATCTCCGCGTGGGGCGCGTACGGGCCCTGGGGTGCCCGGCGCGGTTTCGACAGCCTGGTCCAGGTCGCGACGGGCATCGCGGTCACCGAGGGCTCGGCCGGGAAGCCGGGCGCGCTGCCCGCGCAGGCGCTGGACCACGGCACCGGTTATCTGCTGGCGGCGGCCGTCCTGCGGGCGCTGACCGAGCAGTCGTACGACGGGTACGGCCGGTGCGTACGGCTGGCGCTCGCGCGGACCGCGCACTGGCTGACGGACGTGATCCGGCCGGAGCCGGCCACCGGCCCTCCGTACGCGGGCCCGGACGCCTGGCTGGCCGAGACGGACAGCCCCCTCGGCCGGCTGCGGTACGCCCGGCCGCCGGTGTCCTTCGCGGGCGGTCCGGCCGACTGGGCCCGGCCCGCCGTGCCCTGGGGTTCGGACGCGGCCGCCTGGCGGTGA
- a CDS encoding S8 family serine peptidase — MTAPKQRYRRALAIPAGMALATALAFLPNVTASAADNAPAATADGPALSYVVNVGPGHGVSAHVQKAIARAGGSVVVSYDRIGVIVVHSANPDFAKEIRKVHGVDSAGATRNAPLPAQSTTDMGTPKVLTAEEVADAQAADGQDPLEPLQWDLPAIKADKAHEKTLGSPDVTVAVIDTGVDDTHPDIAPNFDRAASANCVSGKADTTDGSWRPSAAESPHGTHVAGEIAAAKNGVGVTGVAPGVKVAGIKVANPDGYFYTEAVVCGFMWAAEHHVDVTNNSYYTDPWYFNCKNDPDQRALVDAVTRASRYAEKRGTVNVAAAGNESYDLASDSITDPVSPNDGTPSDRVIDPHKCYDIPTQLPGVVTVASTGAKGLKSSFSNYGLGVIDIAAPGGDSTAYQKPEPPATSGLILGPLPGGKWGYMAGTSMATPHVVGVAALIKSTHPHAPASLVKALLYAEANPTPCTDPYDINGDGKVDAVCEGSRNHNGFYGWGTADALAAVTR; from the coding sequence ATGACAGCGCCCAAGCAGCGCTACCGCCGCGCCCTCGCGATCCCCGCGGGGATGGCCCTGGCGACGGCACTCGCGTTCCTGCCCAACGTCACCGCCTCCGCCGCGGACAACGCTCCGGCGGCCACGGCCGACGGGCCCGCGCTCAGCTACGTCGTCAACGTCGGCCCGGGACACGGGGTATCGGCCCACGTCCAGAAGGCGATCGCCCGGGCCGGCGGCTCGGTGGTGGTCTCCTACGACCGGATCGGCGTGATCGTCGTCCACTCCGCCAACCCGGACTTCGCCAAGGAGATCCGCAAGGTGCACGGGGTCGACTCGGCGGGAGCCACGCGCAACGCGCCGCTGCCCGCACAGTCCACCACCGACATGGGCACACCGAAGGTGCTGACCGCCGAGGAGGTCGCCGACGCGCAGGCGGCCGACGGCCAGGACCCGCTGGAGCCGTTGCAGTGGGATCTGCCGGCCATCAAGGCGGACAAGGCGCACGAGAAGACGCTGGGCAGCCCGGACGTCACGGTCGCCGTCATCGACACGGGCGTCGACGACACCCACCCGGACATCGCGCCCAATTTCGACCGCGCGGCGTCGGCCAACTGCGTGTCGGGCAAGGCGGACACGACGGACGGGTCGTGGCGGCCGAGCGCGGCGGAGAGCCCGCACGGCACGCACGTGGCGGGCGAGATCGCGGCCGCGAAGAACGGCGTGGGCGTCACCGGTGTCGCGCCGGGCGTCAAGGTGGCGGGCATCAAGGTCGCCAACCCGGACGGGTACTTCTACACCGAGGCCGTGGTCTGCGGCTTCATGTGGGCCGCCGAGCACCACGTCGACGTGACCAACAACAGCTACTACACCGACCCGTGGTACTTCAACTGCAAGAACGACCCGGACCAGCGGGCGCTGGTGGACGCCGTCACCCGGGCCTCGCGGTACGCGGAGAAGAGGGGCACGGTCAACGTCGCCGCGGCGGGCAACGAGAGCTACGACCTCGCGTCCGACTCGATCACCGACCCGGTCTCCCCGAACGACGGCACCCCGTCGGACCGGGTGATCGACCCGCACAAGTGCTACGACATACCGACCCAGCTGCCGGGTGTCGTGACGGTCGCCTCGACCGGCGCCAAGGGCCTGAAGTCGTCCTTCTCCAACTACGGCCTCGGCGTGATCGACATCGCCGCGCCGGGCGGCGACTCCACGGCGTACCAGAAGCCGGAGCCCCCGGCGACCAGCGGTCTCATCCTGGGCCCGCTGCCCGGCGGCAAGTGGGGCTACATGGCCGGCACGTCGATGGCGACGCCGCATGTCGTGGGTGTCGCCGCGTTGATCAAGTCGACCCATCCGCACGCCCCCGCGTCCCTGGTGAAGGCGCTGCTGTACGCGGAGGCCAACCCGACGCCGTGCACCGACCCGTACGACATCAACGGTGACGGCAAGGTCGACGCGGTGTGCGAGGGGTCGAGGAACCACAACGGCTTCTACGGCTGGGGCACGGCGGACGCACTGGCCGCCGTCACCAGGTAG
- a CDS encoding S8 family serine peptidase encodes MAHLRSRRRLALAVPVVLSLTASLGFLPAAASAAPAAPAAARAADGTNLAYVVNTRTDHRTIESVQRAIALNGGSVVVSYDRIGVIVAHSADPDFGARMRAVRGVQSAGATRTVPLSAAGTTDEGAVQVLSKAEAARLAKGAAAGEEPLEADQWDLRAIGADKAARIDPGSRSVTVGVIDTGVDDTHPDIAPNFSASQSANCVSGKPDTTYGAWRPVDAGHYHGTHVAGEIAAARNGVGVAGVAPGVKVASITVAQPDPSSLFYPESVVCAFVFAADHGIEITNNSYYVDPWLYNCMDDPDQRAIVDAVNRAQLYAQRKGTLNVASAGNSNDDLDSHALVDDSSPDDSTATPRTVDPHECFDVPTQLPGVVTVSAVGVRGAKSYYSSYGRGVVDVAGPGGDKYQIPDTPSKNGRILSTLPDNQYGFLQGTSMASPHVAAVAALLKSAHRHATPAQLQALLKAQADNPGCPAGPYDGDGDGVVDATCVGNKRVNGFYGFGIVDALRAVK; translated from the coding sequence ATGGCTCATCTGCGTTCCAGACGCCGGCTCGCGCTCGCCGTGCCGGTCGTGCTGTCGCTGACCGCCTCGCTCGGCTTCCTGCCGGCGGCGGCCTCGGCGGCACCCGCCGCGCCGGCGGCGGCGCGGGCGGCGGACGGCACGAACCTCGCGTACGTGGTCAACACCCGGACGGATCACCGCACGATCGAATCGGTACAGCGCGCGATCGCCCTCAACGGCGGCAGCGTCGTGGTCAGTTACGACAGGATCGGCGTGATCGTCGCCCATTCGGCGGACCCGGACTTCGGTGCGCGCATGCGCGCGGTGCGCGGCGTGCAGTCGGCGGGCGCCACGCGTACGGTGCCGCTGAGCGCGGCGGGCACGACGGACGAGGGCGCGGTCCAGGTCCTCTCCAAGGCGGAGGCCGCGCGGCTCGCGAAGGGCGCCGCGGCGGGCGAGGAGCCGCTGGAGGCGGACCAGTGGGACCTGCGGGCGATCGGCGCCGACAAGGCCGCGCGGATCGACCCTGGCAGCAGGAGCGTGACCGTCGGCGTGATCGACACGGGCGTCGACGACACCCACCCGGACATCGCCCCGAACTTCTCCGCCTCCCAGTCGGCGAACTGTGTGAGCGGCAAGCCGGACACGACGTACGGCGCGTGGCGGCCGGTGGACGCCGGCCACTACCACGGCACCCATGTGGCCGGTGAGATAGCGGCGGCCCGCAACGGCGTCGGCGTGGCCGGTGTGGCGCCCGGGGTGAAGGTCGCGAGCATCACCGTGGCGCAGCCGGACCCGTCGTCGCTGTTCTACCCGGAGAGCGTGGTCTGCGCCTTCGTGTTCGCCGCCGACCACGGCATCGAGATCACCAACAACAGCTACTACGTCGACCCGTGGCTGTACAACTGCATGGACGACCCCGATCAGCGTGCCATCGTGGACGCGGTCAACAGGGCGCAGCTGTACGCCCAGCGCAAGGGCACGCTCAACGTGGCCTCGGCGGGCAACTCCAACGACGACCTGGACTCGCACGCGCTGGTGGACGACTCCAGCCCGGACGACTCGACGGCGACCCCCCGCACGGTCGATCCGCACGAGTGCTTCGACGTGCCGACCCAGCTGCCCGGTGTGGTGACCGTCAGCGCGGTGGGCGTGCGGGGCGCCAAGTCCTACTACTCCAGCTACGGGCGGGGCGTCGTCGACGTGGCGGGCCCGGGCGGCGACAAGTACCAGATCCCGGACACCCCGTCGAAGAACGGCCGCATCCTGTCCACGCTGCCCGACAACCAGTACGGATTCCTGCAGGGGACCTCGATGGCGTCCCCGCACGTGGCCGCGGTGGCCGCGCTGCTGAAGTCGGCGCACCGGCACGCCACTCCCGCCCAGCTGCAGGCGCTGCTGAAGGCCCAGGCGGACAACCCGGGCTGCCCGGCCGGCCCCTACGACGGGGACGGCGACGGGGTCGTGGACGCGACCTGTGTCGGCAACAAGCGGGTCAACGGTTTCTACGGGTTCGGCATCGTCGACGCCCTGCGTGCAGTCAAGTAG
- a CDS encoding DUF485 domain-containing protein: MATETPPPARGTTLPSTEEFTEVQQSAEFGELRRAYRSFAFPLTVAFIAWYLLYVLLSNYAGGFMGTKVAGNINVALVLGLAQFLTTFLIAWWYARHAAAELDPKAEAIKTRMEGGA, translated from the coding sequence GTGGCCACCGAGACACCGCCCCCCGCGCGGGGGACCACACTTCCCTCCACCGAGGAGTTCACCGAGGTGCAGCAGAGCGCGGAGTTCGGTGAACTGCGCCGCGCCTACCGCTCCTTCGCCTTCCCGCTGACCGTCGCCTTCATCGCCTGGTACCTGCTGTACGTGCTGCTGTCCAACTACGCGGGCGGCTTCATGGGCACCAAGGTGGCCGGCAACATCAACGTGGCCCTCGTGCTGGGCCTCGCCCAGTTCCTGACCACCTTCCTCATCGCCTGGTGGTACGCGCGGCACGCCGCCGCCGAGCTCGACCCCAAGGCCGAGGCCATCAAGACCCGGATGGAGGGCGGCGCATGA
- a CDS encoding cation acetate symporter codes for MSPVQHTLLAAGEASEHRTLIITLFAVFVAATLVITVWAGRQTKDAADFYAGGRQFTGFQNGLAVSGDYMSAASFLGIAGAIALFGYDGFLYSIGFLVAWLVALLLVAEPLRNSGRYTMGDVLAYRMRQRPVRTAAGASTIVVSIFYLLAQMAGAGVLVSLLLGITSDGGKIGIVALVGVLMIVYVTIGGMKGTTWVQMVKAVLLIIGALLLTFLVLLKFDFNISDLLGKAADNSAKGSAFLEPGLKYGASGTTKLDFLSLGIALVLGTAGLPHILIRFYTVPTAKAARKSVIWAIGLIGAFYLMTLALGFGAAALIKPDEIIASNKAGNTAAPLLALHLGGVDSNWGAVLLATISAVAFATILAVVAGLTLASSSSFAHDIYANVIKKGQATEKQELGAARWATVGIGAVSIVLGALARDLNVAGLVALAFAVAASANLPTILYSLFWKRFTTSGALWSIYGGLVTAVGLVLFSPVVSGKPTSMFPDADFHWFPLENPGIISIPVGFLLGVVGTWLSKEVPDAGKYAELEVRSLTGTGAH; via the coding sequence ATGAGCCCCGTACAGCACACCCTGCTGGCCGCCGGAGAGGCGAGCGAGCACCGCACGCTGATCATCACGCTGTTCGCGGTGTTCGTCGCCGCGACCCTCGTCATCACCGTCTGGGCGGGCCGCCAGACCAAGGACGCCGCCGACTTCTACGCCGGCGGACGCCAGTTCACCGGCTTCCAGAACGGCCTCGCCGTCTCCGGCGACTACATGTCCGCCGCGTCCTTCCTCGGCATCGCCGGCGCCATCGCCCTCTTCGGCTACGACGGCTTCCTGTACTCCATCGGCTTCCTGGTCGCCTGGCTGGTCGCCCTGCTCCTCGTCGCGGAGCCGCTGCGCAACTCCGGCCGCTACACGATGGGCGACGTGCTGGCCTACCGGATGCGCCAGCGGCCGGTCCGCACCGCCGCGGGCGCCTCCACCATCGTCGTCTCGATCTTCTACCTGCTGGCCCAGATGGCGGGCGCCGGCGTCCTCGTCTCGCTCCTGCTGGGCATCACCAGCGACGGCGGCAAGATCGGCATCGTCGCCCTCGTCGGCGTCCTGATGATCGTGTACGTCACCATCGGCGGCATGAAGGGCACCACCTGGGTGCAGATGGTCAAGGCCGTGCTGCTGATCATCGGCGCCCTGCTGCTGACCTTCCTGGTCCTGCTGAAGTTCGACTTCAACATCTCCGACCTGCTCGGCAAGGCCGCCGACAACAGCGCCAAGGGCTCGGCGTTCCTGGAGCCCGGTCTGAAGTACGGCGCCTCCGGCACCACCAAGCTGGACTTCCTCTCGCTCGGCATCGCCCTGGTCCTCGGCACCGCGGGCCTGCCGCACATCCTGATCCGCTTCTACACGGTCCCCACCGCCAAGGCCGCCCGCAAGTCCGTGATCTGGGCGATCGGCCTGATCGGCGCCTTCTACCTGATGACCCTCGCCCTCGGCTTCGGCGCTGCCGCGCTGATCAAACCGGACGAGATCATCGCCTCCAACAAGGCGGGCAACACCGCCGCCCCCCTGCTCGCGCTGCACCTCGGGGGAGTGGACTCCAACTGGGGCGCCGTGCTGCTGGCCACCATCTCCGCGGTCGCCTTCGCCACGATCCTCGCGGTCGTCGCCGGCCTCACCCTGGCCTCCTCGTCCTCCTTCGCGCACGACATCTACGCGAACGTCATCAAGAAGGGGCAGGCGACCGAGAAGCAGGAGCTGGGCGCGGCCCGCTGGGCCACGGTCGGCATCGGAGCCGTCTCGATCGTGCTCGGTGCGCTCGCCCGCGACCTGAACGTGGCCGGACTCGTCGCCCTCGCGTTCGCGGTCGCCGCCTCCGCCAATCTGCCGACCATCCTGTACAGCCTGTTCTGGAAGCGGTTCACCACCTCGGGCGCCCTGTGGTCGATCTACGGCGGCCTGGTCACCGCCGTCGGCCTGGTGCTGTTCTCCCCGGTGGTCTCCGGCAAGCCGACCTCGATGTTCCCCGACGCCGACTTCCACTGGTTCCCGCTGGAGAACCCCGGGATCATCTCCATCCCGGTCGGATTCCTGCTGGGCGTCGTGGGCACTTGGCTGTCGAAGGAGGTCCCGGACGCCGGCAAGTACGCCGAACTGGAGGTGCGGTCCCTGACCGGTACCGGAGCGCACTGA
- the moaA gene encoding GTP 3',8-cyclase MoaA: MLIDTYGRVATDLRVSLTDRCNLRCAYCMPEEGLQWLAKPNLLTDDEIVRLIDIAVRTLGIEEVRFTGGEPLLRPGLVGIVERVAALDPRPRMSLTTNGIGLRRTASALKAAGLDRVNVSLDTLRPDVFKTLTRRDRHKDVLEGLEAAREAGLTPVKVNSVLMPGLNADEAPDLLAWAVEHDYELRFIEQMPLDAQHGWKRDGMVTAGDILDSLRTRFDLTPEGADERGSAPAERWLVDGGPHRVGVIASVTRPFCAACDRTRLTADGQIRTCLFATEETDLRAALRSGAPDEEIARLWRQAMWGKKAGAGLDDPSFVQPDRPMSAIGG; encoded by the coding sequence GTGCTCATCGACACCTACGGCCGAGTGGCCACCGACCTGAGGGTCTCGCTGACCGACCGGTGCAATCTGCGGTGCGCCTACTGCATGCCCGAGGAGGGGCTGCAGTGGCTGGCCAAGCCCAACCTGCTCACCGACGACGAGATCGTCCGCCTCATCGACATCGCGGTCCGCACGCTGGGCATCGAGGAAGTCCGCTTCACCGGCGGCGAACCCCTGCTCCGCCCCGGCCTGGTCGGCATCGTCGAGCGCGTCGCCGCGCTCGACCCGCGCCCCCGGATGTCCCTCACCACCAACGGCATCGGCCTCCGGCGCACCGCGTCCGCCCTGAAGGCGGCGGGCCTGGACCGGGTCAACGTCTCCCTGGACACCCTCCGCCCGGACGTCTTCAAGACGCTCACCCGCCGTGACCGCCACAAGGACGTCCTCGAAGGCCTGGAAGCCGCCCGCGAGGCCGGCCTCACCCCGGTCAAGGTCAACTCGGTGCTGATGCCGGGACTCAACGCCGACGAAGCCCCCGACCTGCTGGCCTGGGCCGTCGAGCACGACTACGAACTGCGGTTCATCGAGCAGATGCCACTGGACGCCCAGCACGGCTGGAAGCGCGACGGCATGGTCACCGCCGGGGACATCCTCGACTCCCTGCGCACCCGTTTCGACCTCACCCCCGAGGGTGCCGACGAGCGCGGCTCGGCACCGGCGGAGCGCTGGCTGGTCGACGGCGGCCCGCACCGGGTCGGGGTGATCGCGTCGGTCACCCGCCCGTTCTGCGCGGCCTGCGACCGTACCCGGCTGACGGCCGACGGTCAGATACGGACCTGCCTCTTCGCCACCGAGGAGACCGACCTCCGCGCCGCCCTGCGCTCCGGCGCCCCGGACGAGGAGATCGCCCGCCTCTGGCGTCAGGCGATGTGGGGCAAGAAGGCGGGCGCGGGGCTGGACGACCCGTCGTTCGTCCAGCCCGACCGGCCGATGTCCGCCATCGGCGGCTGA